A single genomic interval of Sinorhizobium meliloti harbors:
- a CDS encoding DoxX family protein, with the protein MTHQSHMSNPVRSSLARIVASPVTRTVSLLALCAAYIQGPLTKIFDFNGALAEMDHFGLHPAAFFAVAVIVFELAASAMVVSGFLRWAGALALAGFTLLATFIALRFWEMAPGMDRMMATNAFFEHLGLAGAFLFVAAFDLTKGAGK; encoded by the coding sequence ATGACCCACCAATCCCATATGTCGAATCCAGTCCGGAGCAGTCTGGCACGCATCGTCGCCTCTCCGGTCACGCGAACCGTGTCGCTGCTTGCGCTCTGCGCCGCCTACATCCAGGGTCCGCTCACCAAGATCTTCGATTTCAACGGCGCACTGGCCGAAATGGACCACTTCGGTCTCCACCCAGCCGCCTTCTTCGCAGTCGCCGTCATCGTGTTCGAACTCGCGGCTTCAGCCATGGTGGTCTCGGGCTTCCTGCGTTGGGCAGGCGCCCTGGCGCTGGCTGGCTTCACACTTCTCGCCACCTTCATCGCTCTCCGCTTCTGGGAGATGGCTCCCGGCATGGACCGCATGATGGCGACCAACGCCTTCTTTGAACATCTTGGCCTCGCTGGCGCATTCCTCTTCGTCGCCGCATTCGACCTCACCAAGGGAGCAGGCAAATGA